From one Bos indicus isolate NIAB-ARS_2022 breed Sahiwal x Tharparkar chromosome 16, NIAB-ARS_B.indTharparkar_mat_pri_1.0, whole genome shotgun sequence genomic stretch:
- the SERPINC1 gene encoding antithrombin-III isoform X1 — protein MISNGIGTVTAGKRSICLLPLLLIGLWGCVTCHRSPVEDVCTAKPRDIPVNPMCIYRSSEKKATEGQGSEQKIPGATNRRVWELSKANSHFATAFYQHLADSKNNNDNIFLSPLSISTAFAMTKLGACDNTLKQLMEVFKFDTISEKTSDQIHFFFAKLNCRLYRKANKSSELVSANRLFGDKSITFNETYQDISEVVYGAKLQPLDFKGNAEQSRLTINQWISNKTEGRITDVIPPQAINEFTVLVLVNTIYFKEVGQASFSAWQDSQMTPWDYYLCLALFIREKAQHFGGWSLRRRLVGGRRQKAIRFKLQKRLAKRPGLWKSKFSPENTRKELFYKADGESCSVLMMYQESKFRYRRVAESTQVLELPFKGDDITMVLILPKLEKTLAKVEQELTPDMLQEWLDELTETLLVVHMPRFRIEDSFSVKEQLQDMGLEDLFSPEKSRLPGIVAEGRSDLYVSDAFHKAFLEVNEEGSEAASSTVISIAGRSLNSDRVTFKANRPFLVLIREVALNTIIFMGRVANPCVD, from the exons ATGATTTCCAATGGGATAGGAACCGTCACCGCTGGAAAAAG GAGTATATGTCTTCTCCCTTTGCTGCTTATTGGCCTCTGGGGCTGTGTGACCTGTCATCGGAGCCCTGTGGAAGACGTCTGCACAGCCAAACCTCGGGACATTCCTGTGAATCCCATGTGTATTTACCGTTCCTCAGAGAAGAAGGCAACTGAGGGCCAAGGCTCCGAGCAGAAGATCCCTGGGGCCACCAACCGGCGGGTCTGGGAACTGTCCAAGGCCAATTCCCACTTTGCCACTGCCTTCTATCAGCATTTGGCAGACTCCAAGAATAACAATGACAACATTTTCCTGTCACCCCTGAGTATCTCCACAGCTTTTGCTATGACCAAGCTGGGTGCCTGTGACAACACACTCAAGCAGTTGATGGAG GTTTTTAAGTTTGATACCATCTCTGAGAAAACTTCTGATCAGATCCACTTTTTCTTTGCCAAACTGAACTGCCGACTCTATCGAAAAGCCAATAAATCCTCTGAGTTGGTATCAGCCAACCGTCTTTTTGGAGACAAATCCATTACATTCAATGAGACCTACCAGGACATCAGTGAGGTGGTATATGGGGCCAAGCTCCAGCCCCTGGACTTCAAG GGAAATGCAGAGCAGTCCAGATTGACTATCAACCAATGGATATCCAATAAGACTGAAGGGCGTATCACTGATGTCATTCCCCCACAAGCCATCAATGAGTTCACTGTCCTGGTGCTAGTCAACACCATTTACTTCAAG GAAGTTGGCCAGGCCTCATTCTCTGCCTGGCAGGACTCCCAGATGACTCCCTGGGATTACTACCTTTGTCTGGCTTTATTCATCAGGGAGAAAGCCCAGCATTTTGGAGGATGGTCTTTGAGAAGGAGGCTGGTGGGAGGCAGAAGGCAAAAGGCAATTAGATTTAAACTCCAGAAGAGACTTGCCAAGAGGCCA GGCCTGTGGAAGTCAAAGTTCAGTCCCGAGAACACAAGGAAGGAACTGTTCTACAAGGCTGATGGGGAGTCATGTTCAGTACTCATGATGTACCAGGAAAGCAAGTTCCGCTATCGGAGAGTAGCAGAAAGCACCCAGGTGCTCGAGTTGCCCTTCAAGGGTGATGACATCACCATGGTGCTCATCCTGCCCaagctggagaagaccctggcCAAGGTGGAACAGGAACTCACCCCAGACATGCTGCAGGAGTGGCTGGATGAGCTGACAGAGACGCTGCTGGTGGTCCACATGCCCCGCTTCCGCATCGAGGACAGCTTCAGCGTGAAGGAGCAGCTGCAAGACATGGGCCTCGAAGACCTGTTCAGTCCTGAGAAGTCCAGGCTCCCAG GTATTGTTGCAGAAGGTCGGAGCGACCTCTATGTCTCAGATGCATTCCACAAGGCATTTCTTGAG GTAAATGAGGAAGGCAGTGAAGCTGCATCAAGTACCGTCATTAGCATCGCTGGTCGTTCGCTGAACTCGGACAGGGTGACCTTCAAGGCCAACAGGCCCTTCCTGGTTCTCATCAGGGAAGTTGCTCTGAACACTATTATATTCATGGGTAGAGTAGCCAACCCTTGTGTTGATTAA
- the SERPINC1 gene encoding antithrombin-III isoform X2 yields MISNGIGTVTAGKRSICLLPLLLIGLWGCVTCHRSPVEDVCTAKPRDIPVNPMCIYRSSEKKATEGQGSEQKIPGATNRRVWELSKANSHFATAFYQHLADSKNNNDNIFLSPLSISTAFAMTKLGACDNTLKQLMEVFKFDTISEKTSDQIHFFFAKLNCRLYRKANKSSELVSANRLFGDKSITFNETYQDISEVVYGAKLQPLDFKGNAEQSRLTINQWISNKTEGRITDVIPPQAINEFTVLVLVNTIYFKGLWKSKFSPENTRKELFYKADGESCSVLMMYQESKFRYRRVAESTQVLELPFKGDDITMVLILPKLEKTLAKVEQELTPDMLQEWLDELTETLLVVHMPRFRIEDSFSVKEQLQDMGLEDLFSPEKSRLPGIVAEGRSDLYVSDAFHKAFLEVNEEGSEAASSTVISIAGRSLNSDRVTFKANRPFLVLIREVALNTIIFMGRVANPCVD; encoded by the exons ATGATTTCCAATGGGATAGGAACCGTCACCGCTGGAAAAAG GAGTATATGTCTTCTCCCTTTGCTGCTTATTGGCCTCTGGGGCTGTGTGACCTGTCATCGGAGCCCTGTGGAAGACGTCTGCACAGCCAAACCTCGGGACATTCCTGTGAATCCCATGTGTATTTACCGTTCCTCAGAGAAGAAGGCAACTGAGGGCCAAGGCTCCGAGCAGAAGATCCCTGGGGCCACCAACCGGCGGGTCTGGGAACTGTCCAAGGCCAATTCCCACTTTGCCACTGCCTTCTATCAGCATTTGGCAGACTCCAAGAATAACAATGACAACATTTTCCTGTCACCCCTGAGTATCTCCACAGCTTTTGCTATGACCAAGCTGGGTGCCTGTGACAACACACTCAAGCAGTTGATGGAG GTTTTTAAGTTTGATACCATCTCTGAGAAAACTTCTGATCAGATCCACTTTTTCTTTGCCAAACTGAACTGCCGACTCTATCGAAAAGCCAATAAATCCTCTGAGTTGGTATCAGCCAACCGTCTTTTTGGAGACAAATCCATTACATTCAATGAGACCTACCAGGACATCAGTGAGGTGGTATATGGGGCCAAGCTCCAGCCCCTGGACTTCAAG GGAAATGCAGAGCAGTCCAGATTGACTATCAACCAATGGATATCCAATAAGACTGAAGGGCGTATCACTGATGTCATTCCCCCACAAGCCATCAATGAGTTCACTGTCCTGGTGCTAGTCAACACCATTTACTTCAAG GGCCTGTGGAAGTCAAAGTTCAGTCCCGAGAACACAAGGAAGGAACTGTTCTACAAGGCTGATGGGGAGTCATGTTCAGTACTCATGATGTACCAGGAAAGCAAGTTCCGCTATCGGAGAGTAGCAGAAAGCACCCAGGTGCTCGAGTTGCCCTTCAAGGGTGATGACATCACCATGGTGCTCATCCTGCCCaagctggagaagaccctggcCAAGGTGGAACAGGAACTCACCCCAGACATGCTGCAGGAGTGGCTGGATGAGCTGACAGAGACGCTGCTGGTGGTCCACATGCCCCGCTTCCGCATCGAGGACAGCTTCAGCGTGAAGGAGCAGCTGCAAGACATGGGCCTCGAAGACCTGTTCAGTCCTGAGAAGTCCAGGCTCCCAG GTATTGTTGCAGAAGGTCGGAGCGACCTCTATGTCTCAGATGCATTCCACAAGGCATTTCTTGAG GTAAATGAGGAAGGCAGTGAAGCTGCATCAAGTACCGTCATTAGCATCGCTGGTCGTTCGCTGAACTCGGACAGGGTGACCTTCAAGGCCAACAGGCCCTTCCTGGTTCTCATCAGGGAAGTTGCTCTGAACACTATTATATTCATGGGTAGAGTAGCCAACCCTTGTGTTGATTAA